In Streptobacillus canis, a genomic segment contains:
- a CDS encoding HAD family hydrolase translates to MKKKLVIFDLDGTLLNSIYAIANATNKALEYFGFKTYPAVEYNNFVGNGLRKLVEIIIEKEGYDKSVDEIMEVLLEVYNREYDYNLKPYEGIEKLLDHLTINEIPFAVVTNKDQDLAVKSCMIPELKPYNFYKIIGVDPMKLEERKPSNVNVLRLRDELRLNNEDILFVGDMIVDKETAENSNVDFIYCNWGFGQVKGEEGIVESTRVNTVDEIIEKYL, encoded by the coding sequence ATGAAGAAAAAATTAGTGATATTTGATTTAGATGGGACCTTACTTAATTCAATTTATGCTATTGCAAATGCTACGAATAAAGCATTAGAATATTTTGGATTTAAAACTTATCCTGCGGTAGAATATAATAATTTTGTTGGTAACGGATTAAGAAAATTAGTTGAAATTATCATAGAAAAAGAAGGTTATGATAAGAGTGTAGATGAGATAATGGAAGTATTACTTGAAGTATATAATAGGGAATATGATTATAATTTAAAACCTTATGAAGGTATAGAAAAGTTGCTTGATCATTTAACTATAAATGAAATTCCATTTGCAGTAGTTACAAATAAGGATCAAGATTTAGCAGTGAAATCATGCATGATTCCTGAATTGAAACCATATAATTTCTATAAAATTATAGGTGTAGACCCTATGAAATTAGAAGAAAGAAAACCTTCAAATGTTAATGTTTTAAGACTAAGAGATGAATTAAGATTAAATAACGAAGATATCCTATTTGTAGGAGATATGATAGTAGATAAAGAAACAGCTGAGAATTCAAATGTTGACTTCATATATTGTAACTGGGGATTTGGTCAAGTAAAAGGTGAAGAAGGAATTGTAGAGAGCACTAGAGTAAATACTGTAGATGAAATAATAGAGAAATACCTATGA
- a CDS encoding phosphohydrolase — MIRKFYEYFIRKIDEVEMENAINILNSKERNIFMSQSKYDKLHSLNVYKEVKDLGLPQIYLKLALLHDNGKDSAFFMTRTLHKLGFKTRLREHMSIGSMRLLGINDELANLILIHHDENVDENMKKFQGVDDAN, encoded by the coding sequence ATGATAAGAAAATTTTATGAATATTTTATTCGAAAAATAGATGAAGTAGAAATGGAAAATGCCATAAATATATTGAATTCTAAAGAAAGAAATATATTTATGTCTCAAAGTAAATATGATAAATTACATAGTTTAAATGTATATAAAGAGGTTAAGGATTTAGGATTACCTCAAATATATTTAAAACTTGCCTTACTTCATGATAATGGAAAAGATAGTGCTTTTTTTATGACAAGAACTCTTCATAAATTAGGTTTTAAAACAAGACTTAGAGAACATATGAGTATAGGAAGCATGAGATTGTTAGGAATAAATGATGAACTTGCAAATTTAATCTTAATACATCATGATGAAAATGTAGATGAAAATATGAAAAAATTTCAAGGAGTAGATGATGCTAATTGA
- a CDS encoding RluA family pseudouridine synthase, whose protein sequence is MMLIEVETDSLERIDVYLSKILDETRSRIQDLIKSENILVNDKKTKASYKVSQGDKITVDIPELKEVDIKPQDINIDIVYEDEYLAIINKYAGMVVHPSKGHEENTLVNAVMYKIKDLSGINGDLRPGIVHRLDKNTSGLIIIAKDDKTHFKLTEMFKNKEIKKIYYAIVKGNIKKKTGRIETMIGRNPNDRKKMAVVDNGKIAITNYEVIDNNENFSLVKVGLETGRTHQIRVHLSHFFFPILGDDVYGRKDEYDRQMLHAYYLEFIHPITGKEIKVIGKLHSDYIKALKNCKLEFSE, encoded by the coding sequence ATGATGCTAATTGAGGTAGAAACAGATAGTTTAGAGAGAATAGATGTGTATTTATCTAAAATCTTAGATGAAACAAGAAGTAGAATACAAGATTTAATTAAAAGTGAAAATATATTAGTAAATGATAAGAAAACTAAGGCTTCATATAAGGTAAGTCAAGGTGATAAGATAACAGTTGATATACCTGAATTAAAGGAAGTTGATATTAAACCTCAAGACATAAATATTGATATAGTTTATGAAGATGAATATTTAGCTATAATTAATAAATATGCTGGTATGGTAGTACATCCATCTAAAGGGCATGAAGAAAATACTTTAGTTAATGCTGTGATGTATAAGATTAAGGATTTATCAGGTATAAATGGAGATTTAAGACCAGGTATAGTTCATAGATTAGATAAAAATACTTCTGGATTAATAATAATAGCTAAGGATGATAAAACACATTTTAAATTGACAGAAATGTTTAAGAATAAAGAAATAAAGAAAATATATTATGCCATAGTTAAGGGTAATATTAAGAAAAAAACTGGAAGAATAGAAACTATGATAGGAAGAAATCCTAATGATAGAAAGAAAATGGCTGTAGTTGATAATGGGAAAATTGCAATTACTAACTATGAAGTAATAGATAATAATGAAAACTTTTCTTTAGTAAAAGTTGGATTAGAAACTGGTAGAACTCATCAAATTAGAGTTCATCTTTCACATTTTTTCTTCCCTATATTAGGTGATGATGTTTATGGAAGAAAAGATGAATATGATAGACAGATGTTACATGCCTATTATTTAGAATTTATTCATCCAATAACAGGTAAAGAAATTAAGGTAATAGGTAAACTACATTCAGACTATATTAAAGCATTAAAAAATTGTAAATTAGAGTTTAGTGAATAG
- a CDS encoding DUF3267 domain-containing protein — protein MDRKLTKDEERRKEIFDKKCEEMIKSGYQKKMLHLSNEKVNSDALKMMIPTIVLIILAYIFLGAKSPAKYQFSINPFLILLIYFILIVIHELIHGIFFAIFAEKGFKDISFGIVWKHLTPYCSCVSPLRLKEYLIGALMPLVILGIIPTLLSVILGRFDLLFIGLPMVTGAFGDILIVRNILKNIDKQKEILILDHPTEIGSVAFEKEK, from the coding sequence GTGGATAGAAAATTAACAAAAGATGAAGAAAGAAGAAAAGAAATATTTGATAAAAAATGTGAAGAAATGATAAAAAGTGGTTATCAGAAAAAAATGTTACATTTAAGTAATGAAAAAGTTAATAGTGATGCTTTAAAAATGATGATACCTACGATAGTTTTAATAATATTAGCGTACATATTTTTAGGTGCTAAAAGTCCCGCAAAATATCAATTTAGTATTAATCCTTTTCTAATTTTGTTAATATATTTCATATTGATTGTAATACATGAATTAATACATGGAATATTTTTTGCAATTTTTGCTGAAAAAGGATTTAAAGATATATCATTCGGTATAGTTTGGAAACATTTAACACCATATTGTTCATGTGTGTCACCACTAAGGTTAAAAGAATATTTAATAGGTGCTTTAATGCCTTTAGTAATTTTAGGTATAATTCCTACATTACTTTCAGTAATACTTGGAAGATTTGATTTACTTTTTATAGGATTACCTATGGTAACTGGGGCCTTTGGAGATATATTGATAGTTAGAAATATTTTAAAAAATATAGATAAACAAAAAGAAATATTAATATTAGACCATCCTACTGAAATAGGTAGTGTGGCATTTGAGAAGGAGAAATAA